A region from the Mycobacteriales bacterium genome encodes:
- a CDS encoding adenine phosphoribosyltransferase gives MTAEDAVPDADAAGLGALVASHIRDVPDFPSQGILFRDIMPLLADGPAFATAIDGMIAQHGPDGFDVVVGIEARGFLLAAAIAYATGVGVIPVRKAGKLPPHTVSTAYTLEYGEAVIEMHANTLHPAQRVLVVDDVLATGGTLEATLRLLEQVGAEVTGVSVILELADLGGRERIRPHEVQALLTV, from the coding sequence ATGACCGCCGAGGACGCCGTGCCGGACGCCGACGCCGCGGGTCTCGGCGCCCTCGTCGCCAGCCACATCCGCGACGTACCGGACTTTCCGTCGCAAGGGATCCTCTTCCGGGACATCATGCCGCTGCTGGCCGACGGCCCGGCGTTCGCCACCGCGATCGACGGCATGATCGCCCAGCACGGCCCGGACGGCTTCGACGTCGTGGTGGGGATCGAGGCCCGTGGCTTCCTGCTCGCCGCCGCCATCGCCTACGCCACCGGCGTGGGCGTGATCCCGGTCCGCAAGGCGGGCAAGCTGCCGCCGCACACCGTGTCGACGGCCTACACGCTCGAGTACGGCGAGGCCGTGATCGAGATGCACGCCAACACGCTGCACCCGGCGCAGCGCGTCCTGGTCGTCGACGACGTGCTCGCCACCGGCGGCACCCTCGAAGCCACGCTGCGGCTGCTGGAGCAGGTGGGTGCCGAGGTGACCGGGGTGTCGGTGATCCTGGAGCTGGCGGACCTCGGCGGCCGGGAGCGGATCAGGCCACACGAGGTGCAGGCGCTGCTCACGGTCTGA
- the secD gene encoding protein translocase subunit SecD: MAPPPSAHLRAGRYFATLAGLLAILYALVFLTGSSTKPKLGLDLEGGTTVTLQARTTNGKPPNQADMDVARNIIEDRVNGLGVANSEVVVEGTDRIIISVPGKNGEQAKQLGSTAQLYFRPVIQGPLQASPPAKPSPSPTTSSSPGASGKPTPSATATKPKAKATSTKSTKPQGDVIPPIAQAPKPKPTPTVPPTAAPTSPTAQLPPGITQADLAKPCAQLAKTAAAAPSSKPIVACSADGKQKYILAPSIISGTQVSNAQAQFGSGGNSLGGWTILIDLKSKGQGIWADYTSKHNKTATPNDPANLVAFVLDGKVLSAPEIQGTINGSTQVTGQFDQKSATTLSNDLKYGALPLSFSVSQAETISPTLGSDQLKAGLLAGGIGLILVVIYSLIYYRALGLVTIASLIVSGLLVYACIVLLGRQIGFTLTLAGIAGFIVAVGITADSFVVFFERLKEEVHEGRSMRSGVPRAWVRARRTILTADAVSFLAAAILYYLAAGDVKGFAFTLGLSTILDLVVVFLFTHPLISVASLSKTFSSPRFSGLGAVQAARAEEQAAAAEGPSAAERAAARRRDRVTKES, encoded by the coding sequence GTGGCACCACCACCGTCAGCCCACCTGCGGGCCGGACGCTACTTCGCGACGCTCGCGGGGCTCCTCGCCATCCTCTACGCGCTCGTCTTCCTGACCGGATCCAGCACCAAGCCGAAGCTCGGCCTCGACCTCGAGGGCGGCACCACGGTCACCCTGCAGGCCCGCACCACCAACGGCAAGCCGCCCAACCAGGCGGACATGGACGTCGCCCGCAACATCATCGAGGACCGCGTCAACGGTCTCGGCGTCGCCAACTCCGAGGTGGTCGTCGAAGGCACCGACCGGATCATCATCTCGGTGCCCGGCAAGAACGGCGAACAGGCGAAGCAGCTCGGCAGCACGGCCCAGCTCTACTTCCGGCCCGTCATCCAAGGGCCGCTGCAGGCCAGCCCCCCGGCGAAGCCGTCTCCGTCACCGACCACGAGTTCCAGCCCGGGCGCCTCCGGTAAGCCGACCCCCTCGGCCACGGCGACCAAGCCGAAGGCCAAGGCCACGTCGACGAAGTCCACCAAACCGCAGGGCGACGTGATCCCGCCGATCGCCCAGGCGCCGAAGCCGAAGCCCACCCCCACCGTGCCCCCGACGGCCGCACCGACATCGCCGACCGCCCAGCTCCCGCCCGGCATCACCCAGGCCGACCTCGCCAAGCCGTGCGCGCAACTGGCCAAGACCGCCGCCGCCGCTCCGTCGTCGAAGCCGATCGTCGCGTGCAGCGCCGACGGCAAGCAGAAGTACATCCTCGCGCCGTCGATCATCTCCGGCACCCAGGTCTCCAACGCCCAGGCGCAGTTCGGGTCGGGCGGCAACTCCCTCGGCGGCTGGACGATCCTGATCGACCTGAAGAGCAAGGGTCAGGGGATCTGGGCCGACTACACCAGCAAGCACAACAAGACGGCGACCCCCAACGACCCGGCCAACCTCGTCGCCTTCGTCCTCGACGGCAAGGTGCTGTCGGCGCCGGAGATCCAGGGCACGATCAACGGCTCGACCCAGGTGACCGGCCAATTCGACCAGAAGAGCGCGACGACGCTCTCCAACGACCTCAAGTACGGCGCTCTGCCCCTCTCGTTCAGCGTCTCGCAGGCGGAAACGATCTCGCCGACCCTGGGTAGCGACCAGCTCAAGGCCGGGCTGCTGGCCGGCGGCATCGGGCTGATCCTGGTCGTCATCTACTCGCTGATCTACTACCGGGCGCTCGGTCTGGTGACGATCGCGAGCCTGATCGTCTCCGGGCTCCTGGTCTACGCCTGCATCGTGCTGCTGGGCAGACAGATCGGCTTCACCCTGACGCTGGCCGGGATCGCGGGCTTCATCGTGGCGGTCGGAATCACGGCCGACTCCTTCGTCGTCTTCTTCGAACGGCTCAAGGAGGAGGTCCACGAGGGCCGGTCGATGCGCTCCGGCGTACCCCGGGCGTGGGTCCGGGCGCGGCGGACCATCCTGACCGCCGACGCGGTGTCCTTCCTCGCCGCGGCGATCCTCTACTACCTCGCGGCGGGCGACGTAAAGGGCTTCGCCTTCACCCTGGGCCTGTCGACGATCCTCGACCTGGTCGTGGTCTTCCTGTTCACCCATCCGCTGATCTCGGTCGCGTCGCTGTCCAAGACCTTCTCCTCGCCCCGCTTCTCCGGCCTCGGCGCCGTACAGGCCGCGCGGGCCGAGGAGCAGGCCGCCGCCGCCGAGGGCCCGAGCGCCGCCGAGCGGGCCGCGGCCCGGCGACGCGACCGCGTCACGAAGGAGTCCTGA
- the yajC gene encoding preprotein translocase subunit YajC, with product MNALLPLILLAVVFLLLVVVPARRQMRTARAAQAMRAALTVDTDVMTTSGLHGRVVQLDERTADLEIAPGVVVTFARAAIGEVLSGTPDQGIGEATTEDEAPDGGYEGGGYNDEGRAYGDPETKPDNPRE from the coding sequence GTGAATGCCCTCTTGCCGCTGATCCTGCTGGCCGTCGTATTCCTGTTGCTCGTGGTGGTCCCGGCGCGGCGTCAGATGCGGACCGCGCGGGCCGCCCAGGCCATGCGTGCCGCGCTCACGGTCGACACCGATGTCATGACCACGTCCGGGCTCCACGGCCGCGTGGTGCAACTGGACGAGCGGACCGCCGACCTCGAGATCGCGCCGGGCGTGGTGGTCACGTTCGCCCGGGCCGCGATCGGTGAGGTGTTGAGCGGCACCCCAGATCAGGGCATCGGCGAGGCCACCACCGAGGATGAGGCACCCGACGGCGGCTACGAGGGCGGCGGCTACAACGACGAGGGCAGGGCCTACGGCGACCCGGAGACGAAGCCGGACAACCCGCGGGAATGA
- the secF gene encoding protein translocase subunit SecF: MSTIRRLYRGETNFGFVEHRKRWYTLSAVLMVICFLSIGLRGFNFGIDFKGGNSLQFPTGHATISQVQTAVTKSGVPTESIQQAGSGSSAQFVVKTSILPQARINTLENTIASSLGPKIPINGKPMAANDISVSQVSASWGRDVTDKALVALIVFLVAVTVFISAFFEWRLSVGAIVGVLHDLVLSAGIYSLIGFEVTPSTVVGLLTILGYSLYDNIVVYDKVRENTRGILGSTKQTYSEAANKAVNQTLARSINTSLIALLPVAGLLFVGAGLLGVGTIKDLALVLFVGLATGAYSSLFLATPIACDLKERQPQFKALAKRVAARRASAAAKAEVAARSGGEAGTTTAVLAPAAGPSPGVDDPTPGEAPRPGARPQSKRRPQQKRGGRPQQKRRR; this comes from the coding sequence GTGTCGACGATCCGGCGGCTCTACCGCGGCGAGACCAACTTCGGCTTCGTCGAACACCGCAAGCGGTGGTACACGCTCTCGGCCGTCCTGATGGTGATCTGCTTCCTGTCGATCGGGTTGCGCGGCTTCAACTTCGGGATCGACTTCAAGGGCGGCAACTCGCTGCAGTTCCCCACCGGGCACGCGACCATCTCGCAGGTCCAGACAGCCGTGACGAAGTCCGGTGTCCCGACCGAGTCGATCCAGCAGGCCGGCAGCGGTTCGTCGGCGCAGTTCGTCGTCAAGACCTCGATCCTGCCGCAGGCCAGGATCAACACGCTCGAGAACACGATCGCTTCGTCGCTCGGCCCGAAGATCCCGATCAACGGGAAACCGATGGCGGCCAACGACATCAGCGTGAGCCAGGTCAGCGCCTCCTGGGGCCGGGACGTCACCGACAAGGCGCTGGTCGCGCTCATCGTGTTCCTCGTCGCGGTGACGGTGTTCATCTCCGCGTTCTTCGAGTGGCGGTTGTCGGTCGGCGCCATCGTCGGCGTCCTGCATGACCTCGTGCTGTCCGCGGGGATCTACTCGCTGATCGGATTCGAGGTCACTCCGTCGACGGTCGTCGGGCTGCTGACCATCCTGGGTTATTCGCTCTACGACAACATCGTCGTCTACGACAAGGTCCGCGAGAACACCCGAGGCATCCTCGGCAGCACGAAGCAGACCTACTCCGAGGCGGCCAACAAGGCCGTCAACCAGACGCTCGCCCGCTCGATCAACACGTCACTGATCGCCCTGCTGCCGGTCGCCGGGCTGCTCTTCGTCGGAGCCGGCCTGCTCGGTGTCGGGACGATCAAGGACCTGGCCCTGGTCCTCTTCGTGGGCCTGGCCACCGGCGCCTACTCCTCGCTGTTCCTCGCCACGCCGATCGCCTGTGACCTCAAGGAGCGGCAGCCGCAGTTCAAGGCCCTCGCCAAGCGGGTCGCCGCCCGCCGCGCCTCGGCCGCTGCGAAGGCCGAGGTGGCCGCGCGGTCCGGCGGCGAGGCCGGCACGACGACGGCGGTCCTGGCCCCGGCCGCCGGCCCGTCACCCGGGGTGGACGACCCGACCCCCGGGGAGGCGCCACGTCCGGGAGCCCGACCGCAGAGCAAGCGCCGGCCGCAGCAGAAGCGGGGCGGTCGACCGCAGCAGAAGCGCCGCCGATGA